In Mus pahari chromosome 20, PAHARI_EIJ_v1.1, whole genome shotgun sequence, the genomic stretch TAAAGACCTAGAATCTAGTGTGGTCTCTGACCAATAGATATCATAGAGGTCAGCAGGTCATAATATACATGTGACATATACATGTGATGGGTAACGATCTAGGGAGGGCAGAGTCTGGGATAATCATCCTGGGGAATTTGGGGGAGGTCTGCCTCTATAGTAAAAGGTGGGGGAGGTCTGCCTCCACAGACAGCAAAAAGGTCACCAGGTCAATAACAAAATCCActctcagctttctggatggaatgcaggtgtttgatttttgtctccTCCATTTGATCTTTTACCCTAGAAAATATCAGCACTTAGCCCAGTGTGCCTCAAATGTCCTTACAACACAAAGTCATCTAACACCAGGCCTATTTTATAACAATACATGAAACATATCGTGTTATTTATTGAATACTGTATTGAGAATAACAGGATGGTTATATGAATAAGCTTTTGTTAACATTGTAAAGTAAAAAACTGTGGTCGAACCATTGTGAATTTGGGTAGCAGCAGTCTATAAGATCTGGATACATGCAGAAAATTGCCAATAGTTACAGGACATGCCTAGCTCACACCCTGGGTCTGCTTCTGCCCCTCTATTGTCAACAAGCACATTATTCATACTTGTTTTAGAGATAAGACCTTGCCATATAAACAGGTCTTGCTCAAACCCTGAGATCCTCTTGTTGCAGCTTCCCCAGTCCAGGGATTCTaggcatgtgccagcatgctCGACATTATGGCAACTTTTTAAAGTAGCTGTCTGGAATAAAATGTCTTAAACTGACTAGCAATGGCTGTtaaaaagaagaggggggaaaagtAAAGAAAGTGGTGTAAATACTTCAAGCCTTCATGTAACGCAAGCGTTTTTTGGCAAGAAAAAGCAAGTGACTGTTGCTTAGCATATGTAAAGTTCTAGTCCATATTTAGAAGGCTATTGCTTAAATGTAGTGAATTATGTAAATACATTAACAAATTATTTCAttcaaaactaaaaaagaatGCAAAGATGAAAGGCATGGTCGCCCCCTTTCCTGTGTTGCTTACAAACCACTACCTCAGGAATACTCTCCTACAGTAGGTAAATTCGGTAGCAAATCTCGCAACAATCTGCCTCAGCCTGTATTCGTGTATGAGAAGTGCCTCCAAATCTAGCACCAAGCAACCATGGTCTTTCCTTTGTCCTCAGGTATTCTACCCGTGATAACATTTGATATCGGAGCTCCGACTTGAAGAGTGGCTGTGAAAAGACTAGGAAACTGGTCTAGTTTCCTCTTTCAGGAACCCAAACTAATCACCACACGAGGACTTGGCCAGTTGACAGTAGAGCAAGGCCCTGAACTTGAACAGATTTTTCCAGCCATGTGTAAATCTACCACTCCATCcaaactcccaccccacctgaacCTATACCCGGCCAAAAAACTACAAATAATTTGTAACTTAGCACACAGTTAAACATTCGGACTAGTGCTTGCGTTTTAGTTTCTTCTGATGgtttcaaagacaaaaaataatcTACCagtgaaaatgtaataaaagcggGATAAATGAGGGCTGGACTACAAAGTGTAAAATGGTATTACTTGAATCCCCAAAGATGTTtgtaaattttatgtatgtatttaaaggGCTGCATGAACACAGTTCAGTTAGTCCAGACACATGCTGTCCCCTTCCATGAAGTTCCCCAGCCTAGCCTACAAGCTGCAAGAGGACTTCCGGCCAACTCATCCAGGGCTTCCGCATTGGGCGGGGACACTGGACCCAATCTGTGACCTTATTGATTGCTTTTGCCTGAGCGGCCTCAGGCTCGTCGGGATCGACCGCTCGGGTCTGGCGAGTGCGGCGCGGGAAAGCGAGTTTGAAGCCGGCCCCAGTTGGCCGAGGTGGCGCGCCCTCCTCCTCCCTGAAGGTGCTGCGAGCTGCCATGTCCGAGGCATATTTCCCGGTGGAGTCGGGCGCTCTGGGGCCGGAGGAGAACTTCCTGTCTTTGGACGACATCCTGATGTCGCAGGAGAAGCTGCCGGTGCGCGTCGAGACGCCCATGCCGCGCCTGGGAGCCTTCTTCCTGGAGCGGGGCGCGGGCGCCGAGCCGGACCATCCGCTCCCTCAGGTGAGCCGAGCCCGGCCGAGGAAGAGGTTTTTCCAAGATCTGGAGGCGGAGGGAGTCCTCGGGGGTCCCGGGAAGCTGCACAGCACTCGGCGGGCTTTCCCGCCACCATCTTTCCCTTCAAACTTTCCAAATTCCTTGACTTCGCGGACGCCGAAAGATTCGGCTCGAGCCCATCATCTCGGGGTCTCTCGGTTCCGTTCACGGTTTCCATAAAACTTAGTTGAGGTTTCGAAGTCTGGGAACTACAGATTGTCATGCGCACTCTGCACAGTTATGACAGTGTCTGCAACCTGTTTCCGAGGACCGACTGTCCTGCAGGGGATGGGGGATAAATTGTCATCTTCTCACTTAGGCAATTCTACCAAGATTGAGTACCTCAGCCAGGTCCGTGCTGGCTTAACCAAGGCAGTCctcggtttaaaaaaaaaaaaaaaaaaaaaaaaaaggttgctcATAACAATTTTCAGTGTCGGACTGAATATGGCAACTGCAGCTCCCAGTATTAAGCCTTTTGCTCTCCCATAAACCTAGCAAAAGCTGGGTTAGCAAAGCCAGGGTCTTCCAGTAAATGGTGAACTGGGATTCGAACCTTGGGCTCTATGGCTTCAAGTAGGAGTTTGTCCCAAGAGTGTAACTTGTAATGGTTACCTTCATTTCCTGTTAGGTCCTTTAAGTTTCGTTTAGAAGGTTATCAGTTTTGTCTTTGTCTATTTCTAGGTAATTTTTCTCAAAGTAAAACAccaaatttgaaaatcaaattgTACCAAAAGATctttttcaacaacaacaacagaaagctagGCTCATTTTTGTTTCCTGGGCTGCTTCTCAACTTCACAGACCTATGTAAGTTGAGACTTCAAAGTCGACCGccatgtttttgaagactattcCAGGACTGGGGGTGGATCTTGGAGCTTttcacatgccaggcaagcatgctaCCACAGAGTTCTACCGCAAGTGTCAACTTTATTGGCTCCCCATTATCATAGAGAAGAAtttaggagctttttgttttgttttttaaccttcttgagacagggtttctctgtagccctggctgtcctagaactggctctttagaccaagctggcctcagactcagcaATCcgcctagctctgcctccctgatgctgggattaaaggtgtgtttcttAAGTTGTCTTATTGTTTAGTTCTGCAATTTTCCATTGATAGTTTTAGTTTACATTAAAGTCAGTGCCTAATTACTCTGCTACTTAGTTttaaagaagggggggggggcttcctaCCTCTAATACCTTGGCCACTCAAGTCCTGGCCTCCTGGCAACCTTGGGCTGTTTATTTCCGGCCCTGGGATGGTCGTTGACTGCTCTACCTCTCTACTCCTAAAAGCTGCCCCTCCCTCTGCGATAGTTCTCCCTTTGAGATGAAACATTTCCATGGCTTCCTTTAATCCAGTTATTTTttgcatatgaaaatatttattctaactgggtgtatcagtgtgtgtctgtatagatGTATGTACATCagtgcaggtgcctatggaggccagaggagtcaCATCCCCCCTGGGAGCTGTAGTTAGGGgcggctgtgagctgcctgatatggatgCTAGACATTGAACTCTCCATCTCTTTAAGAGCAGtatatgctgagccatcttccctgcccccttttgtaccttttttttttttttttttttagattttatagaTTTCTAGTCCATCATGTCATCTCATCTTGTCATGTTGTGCATTTCTTTTAAGGCTTTGAGAACATAGACATTGACCCTTTCTGCCATCTCCAAAGCCATGAGGTGGGTTGGGAAAGAGACCGCCACCTGACTTCAGACTAATTCCACTTGATTCTATTCCGCCAGCATCCAGACTGGTACTTAGTGCTTAGTAGGCACCCAGCAAGAGCTTATCTACCATAGATGGAGACTATTCAACGAAGTGAAAAGTGATATGCATTTACTTTAGAGAAGTCATGGTTTTGCTGTCGTTAGgatctgttttctgtcttcattaGATAGTAACATAGATTCTTAGCCCAGGCTGAGCTCATGGAACCTGAGAGTAGGATAGTGATGGCAGAGGCTGGGAAAGTGGGGCAGGAACTTGATAGCAGGTATTACCTTGTAGTGAGAGTTAAGGAGTTCTGGTGTACTGCTGAGTAACATACCActtaagaaaaagtaaattatacacagacaaaccccatcttgaaaaacaaaaccaaccaaccaaacaaagaataaGTAAGCAAGGGCCTGGAaatgtgggtgagtgggtgacGTTCTTGCTGCAttagcacaaggacctgagttgggaTCCCCAGCACTGACATAAAAAGTCAGGCCTGACTGTGTCTCTGACTCCAGGAGTGGCAGGGCTGGGGTCGACTGGTTTGTCCCCAGCGCCCAATGACAAGTTAGTTTAGTTTGGCTAAGACAGCTAGAACCAGATCAGCAAGAGAGCACTCTCCAAATTAAAAAGTGATTGAAAAAGACATTGTGACATCAGCTTCTGGCCTCTCCACATATATTGTGTTCACCAGGTAGACAGTGTGTgtccctgctttaaaaaaaaatgtaaataacacTTTAAGTGTATGGTTCATTTCTTCAGATCACTTCACAGTCACTTCCCCAGTAGAAGAGGCAGTATTTTTCAGACAATatatgcatttccttttttttttttttttttttttcacatccaCTGACTAtgccttttgtttttcaattttatgttcttGTCTGACGCAGGGTACAAAACTTGAGCTTCCCTTGTGGCTAGCTAAAGGACTCTTTGACCACAAGCGCCGCATCCTTTCTGTGGAACTTCCCAAGATGTACCAAGAGGGATGGCGGACTGTATTCAGTGCAGATGCTAATGTCGTGGACCTCCACAAAATGGGGCCCCATTTCTATGGTTTTGGCTCACAACTCCTGCATTTTGACAGTCCAGAGAATGCAGATATCTCCCAGTCTCTGCTGCAGGTAAGTATTGTGTGGTATTGGGCTGTACATATCTTGGGAGCTGGTGATGGCATTTTTATCCCTTGTagtagtcagggttctctaaaagtgtgagtgagtgtgtgtgtgagtgagtgtgtgtgtgtgtgtgtgtgtgtgtgtgtgtatgaatacatgGGGACttaagagctggagagttggctcaatggttaagaggaCATACTacggctgggcgtggtggcacacgcctttaatcccagcacttgggaggcagaggcaggcgaatttctgagttcgaggccagcctggtctacagagtgagttccaggacagccagggctacacagagaaaccctgtctcgaaaaaccaaaaaaaaaaaaaaaaaaaaagagtacatactactcttccacaggacccaagttcaattccctgcacaacatttctccctcccttttctccttctaaacCCTTCCATAtgtccctccccactccttcaaattcagtctttttgttttcactaattgttattgcatgcatatatgtatttgcatatacatatatgttcttAAATATAGCCTTCTCAGTCTGGATaatattacttatatgtatgtttttagggctgactgtttcaaaatctaaaaaggaaatttaaaaagtgCCTGTGGGCTCTCGGATCAATAAAAAGTGCAGAAGAAAAGACAACTATTAAAGGGATTTATTGGATTGGCTTATACTAGGCTTCTTACTCAAAAGAGACTAAAATCCAGGAGTTGCTCAGTCCACCAGACTGGATGACTCTGTAGTCCCCATCTGGTGCTGAAGGTCTAAAGGATTCTTGGAGAGCTGCTGGCTGCCAGCAAGACTGAAGGCAAGCAGACAGGCAGTTTCTCTCCGTGTCATTTTATCTGAGTTATCATCAGAAGGCACTGCCTTTGTTTAGGGTGGGTCTTACTacttcaaataaagaaaatcccTCCTAGGAGTACCTAGCAGCTTGCAGTTCAGTTGATTCCTAATCCAGTCACATTGACGACTAGGATTAGCCCTCACACTTAGTGAAGTGTGTAATCCATTACTTGGTTTGTTGGTGTTCTAGGGTGACCTACATTTACAGTGTGTCtgccagttttctttaaaattgagCCAGGGGTGAAGATGAGTGGTCCAGTGCCTACCTATTCTGTATGAAGCCATAAGTTCAAGCCTGAGCACCAtgaaaataaaacccataaaggttttacataatatatcctgGAGGAGTAAAAGGGGAACTTAGGAGTAGacatgatcaagatacattgtgtCCATGTATGGAAATACCAAACAATAACTAGAAGatactggatttttaaaagaaaaacagttaatCCAACTTCTGTCAGTCACCTGACCAGGAGTCCATCTACCCTGGAGGAAAGCTTGTTTACCTGAAGACTTGCTAAGGAGAAGGAGGGAATAACTGCCCcctaataatttaatatataatgtcTTTCCCAGATGCTCTTCCCCTGGTAGATCCTTACCTTTCCAGTACTGTCCAAAAAGCCTCAGCATCTTTTCCCTGGCACCCTAGGATCTCTTACTTTTTCTGCAGTCCTGTCTGCCATACAGCGACTTGCCCACTTTTATTGTAAATGGCatggctttttctcttcttcttctccatcttgcttCCGTAGGCAGCTGCCGGAATTTGCAGCCTGCCtttcctgttgtttttctctCAGACTTAATCAAATTGTCCTCTggtttcaaaaccaaacaaaacaaacgttTTACACAAGTCCAGGGCCCTGATAGTGTTTTAATGCATGTATACATTGTGTAATGTGTATGTCAGGTTAAGCCTATCTGTTTCTTCAATATTAAttcttttgcctgtgtgtatggtatgtttatgtgtgtttgtgttaaatGTGTGAGTGTAGGTACATTCTTGCCGTGGCACACATGTAGTGGTCAGAGACAACTTTGAGTGTCAGTCCTCCCCTTCCAAGGACGTGGTTTTGTTGTTCGCTGCTATTGACTGTGTCGTCTAACTAGTCAGTGAGTTTCCCAGGAGGCTCTTGTCTCCACTTGAATCTCACCGTAGAAGCAGTGAAATTACAGATGTGCCTAGCTTttatgtaggtcctgggaattcagactcaggtcctcatgtttgtatgaCAAGTGCTTTActaaaccatcttcccagccccttaaTCATTTtttcatggcaaaaaaaaaaattctttttgcattttgaaatgtTCATTATAACCATCTATAGCCACTTTATAGTATGGTGGCACTCCAGAACTTCTTGCTCTTatctaatacattttaaaaatatatgacctGCCTACTTGTTTTTGTATTTACTTCCTAAGAATTGGAACCATCGGGAAAttgaaaaaatgagagaaagaaagatggtggTAGAATATAGGTGATAGGCACCTTGTTAAACTGTTCTGGCCGAGTTCCTTTCGGAAATACTTGAGTTACTTGTTTGTCCGTTAGCGACCCTTCTTCTGGAGTTAAAACACGGCTCTCTCATTAATTGTACCTATGATTACTGAAGCTGCATGGCTTCAGTTTTTCACTCATATGTACAAAATGTAACATAACATCAGAATCACagttacagtaaaaaaaaaaaaaaaaaaaaagaagtgccaTGTCATTAATAAACAGTActataattacttttctgttgtgataaaataccatgaccacagcagcttatagaagaaagagcttCCTTGGGGGTTACTATTCCAGAAGGATAAGTCCATCATAGCAGCAAGCAGCCAGCATGGTGATGGGAGCAGGAAACTAAAACCTCACATCCTTAGaataaacacaaagaagagaGAGCAGTCGGAAGGGCACAAGGCTTGGAAATTTCAGACACCCTCAGTCACATACTTCTTTCAGCAAGGTCTCACCTTCTGACCCAAATGGCAGACCAACTGAGTAACTAGGTGTTCAAATATATTAGCCCTTAGGAGACATTCTCATTCAACTGTAactacatacatatttttttatggACAAAATAATGTTAACATAATATTGTTATCATTTATGGTGTATCctaatttaatttcttaattattttaatatcagaAAAAATGATCTTTTGTGTCTTTTGAACAATAAACAGTCAAAAGACTTTAattcttccattttaattttataagaactGTTggctcaagggctggagagatggcttatagGTGAAGAGAGCTTACTGTTGCAGAGGGCTTGAGTAAGGCTTCCAACAACCATGTTGGGTCCATCTcaatggcctgtaactccagggaacccagtgtcttcctctgtctttcatgGGTACTTCAGCAACacaatgagaacctgtctcaaaaaagtaaaaacttgGGCTAGTgggtgtgctggtgcacacctttaacctcagtagtcaggagacaggcaggcggatctctgtatgagttcaaggccaacatgattcacatagtgagatcatgtctttaaaataatgacaaaactTTGGGTCTGGGAGGATGGTGTatcagttaaaagcactagctacttttccagaggacctagtttgattcccaacacccatatagTGACTCGCAGccttctgtaattctagttccagaagGATCCAGTACCCTTTTGTGGTCTCCACAGGTACTGTATAtttgtggtacacagacatacctgcaacttaaaaaaaaaaaaaaaaaaaaaaaaattgaatcttgTTTATTCTGTGGCTGCCTGAAATCACAAAAttaaagagagggggaggaacaTTGCTATCCATTCAGTAAAAAAGCTCATACATATCCTATAAACCAGAAAGTTGAACTCAAATTCATGAAACACTAGAATAGAAAGCTACAAGAGAGGAAAGCATGATTGCTTACTAAGATGTGGgctttctatttctgtttgttgGAGGTAGGTTTTCTCAGTTCCTCAGCATGGCTTGTAACTTGCCAAGTATTTTAGGCTGGCCTCTACTTGGGatcctcagcctcctaaatgtcAGGCATCACATTCTGGGCCAGTAAGTCCAACTCCCAGGACTTACTCTTgaattaaagtttcttttgtgtgtgtgtgcacgtgtgtgtgagttgtgtgttttctatttcctTCACTGCCTTCAAGTGTTTTCTAGTCACTTCTAGATTGAATATTTAGCTGTGAGACAGAGGGAAACACTGAAGTAGGGGCTTGTGGTTTTTGTTCAGAGCCCAGTGATAAAATGATACCCTTTGATCTTACACATCTCCATCCTGTGCTCAGGCTGAGAAAAACAAGCTGAATTCGGTTAAATCCAAAATCCCCTCTGGTTGAAAGCTGTTGGTTATAATTCCTGCAGGCTTTGTTACCGATAGCAACAACAGGCAATGCTTCTTCAGGCCTACTATACGCCAGCCTCTCCCTACGCGCTCTACATATGCTACTTCACTGGCTTTTATAACAGTCCATTGTTTCCATAACAGCCTTTACTGTAAGAGGAGAAAAGGCTTTCTCAGGTAGTAGAAGATACTCAAGCCTTCTGGGTGAGTCCTGAGACCAAATTCTTGGAAGCTTTCTAAATGGTCCAGTATAGGGGCTGCACAGAAgtctcggtggttaagagcacacactgctcatgcagaggacccaagttcagtttccaaaaCCCACTTCAGGTAGCTCACAAGTGTAACTCCAGCCACATAAGGGCATAGACGGTTATGGCAGAG encodes the following:
- the Gins3 gene encoding DNA replication complex GINS protein PSF3 — protein: MSEAYFPVESGALGPEENFLSLDDILMSQEKLPVRVETPMPRLGAFFLERGAGAEPDHPLPQGTKLELPLWLAKGLFDHKRRILSVELPKMYQEGWRTVFSADANVVDLHKMGPHFYGFGSQLLHFDSPENADISQSLLQTFIGRFRRIMDSSQNSYNEDTSALVARLDETERGLFQIGQKGLNDFQSWEKGQASQITASSLVQNYKKRKFTNMED